Proteins from a genomic interval of Undibacterium parvum:
- a CDS encoding PilN domain-containing protein — protein sequence MKSSQINFAPRSWHRSFLQIAPITWLLGVLGLISCAAALLMAASQMQENEKLTLSLYKLQQQLLVGRSIKPQAVQTIIPEAQVNAINAAVLQLNLPWSDLFDAMEAATPASIAVLAVEPDAKKHLIKGTAEAKNASEMIAYIERLKRQNFFARVALSKHETNEQDANRPVRFQFEAQWTGLAE from the coding sequence ATGAAGAGTTCGCAAATAAATTTTGCACCACGTAGTTGGCATCGCAGCTTCCTGCAGATAGCCCCGATTACCTGGCTACTGGGTGTGCTGGGATTGATTTCTTGCGCAGCCGCGTTACTGATGGCCGCCTCACAAATGCAGGAAAACGAAAAACTAACACTGAGCTTGTATAAGCTGCAGCAGCAATTACTAGTGGGGCGTTCGATTAAGCCTCAAGCTGTACAAACCATCATCCCAGAAGCGCAGGTAAATGCGATCAATGCCGCAGTGTTACAGCTAAATTTACCCTGGAGTGATTTGTTTGACGCCATGGAGGCGGCAACTCCAGCGTCGATAGCGGTATTAGCAGTTGAGCCGGATGCAAAAAAACACCTGATCAAAGGCACTGCAGAAGCGAAAAATGCCAGTGAGATGATCGCTTACATAGAACGACTCAAACGTCAGAATTTCTTTGCACGCGTGGCACTGAGTAAGCACGAGACCAATGAGCAAGATGCAAATCGCCCTGTGCGTTTTCAATTCGAAGCCCAGTGGACGGGGCTCGCTGAATGA